The Fortiea contorta PCC 7126 genome has a segment encoding these proteins:
- a CDS encoding glycosyltransferase family 4 protein: MMNLQEINVLIDGYNLELIKGTGIKTYGISLIKALACLGANTDILCSRYTNNTDSILDETLFFDIPKQTDSKLSLAKSMVFAASKQFYRAKKIPVSDFVIKQNSDLIFEYLSKSGEIFNLPDCFAIANNLYKRLGMNANINVPKKIDVWHATYPLPVQVNNAKRITTIHDLIPLKLPYTTLDDKSFFFNNIKKSIQDSQVIITVSENTKKDILDCFDIHPDKINVTYQPIIDQTLALTEKSEEEIYKQLKKFRIKYKKYILFVGAIEPKKNVGRLIDAYSGLDTDIQLVIVGKKAWLWEGEIGKLEAMFSSKFHTKVKLLEFVTRNDLLYLYKGALCFAFPSLYEGFGLPPLEAMAMGCPVITSNVSSLPEVCGDAALYVDPYDSIDIRKNLETLINNPHLQKQFSQAGKERVKLFSMENYVKKLYEAYTKVL, from the coding sequence ATGATGAATCTACAGGAAATTAACGTTTTAATAGATGGTTATAACTTAGAACTTATTAAAGGTACTGGTATAAAAACTTATGGCATAAGTCTAATTAAAGCCTTGGCTTGTTTAGGAGCAAATACAGATATCTTATGCAGTCGCTATACCAATAATACTGATTCTATTTTAGACGAAACTTTATTTTTTGACATCCCCAAACAAACTGACAGCAAATTGTCTTTAGCTAAGAGTATGGTCTTCGCGGCTAGTAAGCAATTTTATCGAGCAAAAAAAATACCAGTGAGTGACTTCGTTATCAAGCAAAATAGCGATCTTATTTTTGAATATTTATCCAAGTCTGGAGAAATTTTTAATCTTCCTGATTGTTTTGCGATCGCTAATAATCTATATAAGCGGTTAGGAATGAATGCGAACATTAATGTGCCCAAAAAAATTGATGTATGGCACGCAACATATCCATTACCCGTACAAGTCAACAACGCTAAAAGAATCACGACAATTCATGATTTAATACCACTCAAACTACCCTATACAACTTTAGATGATAAGAGTTTTTTCTTCAATAATATAAAAAAATCCATTCAAGATTCTCAAGTTATTATTACCGTTTCCGAAAATACAAAAAAAGATATATTAGATTGTTTTGATATTCATCCAGATAAAATTAATGTCACATATCAACCAATCATTGATCAGACACTTGCACTCACAGAAAAATCAGAAGAAGAGATTTATAAACAATTAAAAAAATTTAGAATCAAATATAAAAAATACATTCTTTTTGTAGGAGCAATAGAGCCGAAAAAAAATGTAGGAAGACTGATAGACGCTTACAGTGGATTAGATACGGATATACAACTGGTGATAGTTGGAAAGAAGGCATGGTTATGGGAAGGGGAAATTGGTAAGCTAGAAGCAATGTTTAGCTCTAAATTTCATACCAAAGTTAAATTACTAGAATTTGTCACTAGAAATGATTTACTTTACTTATATAAAGGTGCTCTGTGTTTTGCTTTTCCATCCTTATATGAAGGATTTGGTTTACCACCTTTAGAAGCAATGGCGATGGGATGTCCTGTAATTACCTCTAATGTATCTTCTTTACCAGAAGTTTGTGGAGATGCTGCTCTTTATGTAGATCCCTATGATTCCATTGATATCAGGAAAAATCTTGAAACTCTGATCAATAACCCTCATCTGCAAAAACAGTTTTCCCAAGCAGGGAAAGAAAGAGTCAAGTTATTTAGCATGGAAAACTATGTTAAAAAACTTTATGAAGCATATACGAAAGTGCTCTAA
- a CDS encoding class I SAM-dependent methyltransferase, which produces MKFPTHDKYWVDTANFLKENIQEGEKIVAPTEFAERFPGKTKSYSGVISQDGRNYDLVVIHKGMMDDLEYSWLMLVTKEYVPLFANEVFVIFSKNLNQPQIDKNLVHWQAFDEKMQNLATSEINLPKDTNELQNQSFKTLQQDSIDSNTDYATLSLGKIKELMDHRYESQNAYSVVYLWDEVRAKELNKHVIEAIFPTNESRILEIGCGIGGSAAYIDQCKEYIGTDLSDAAISQAYLQYGNKQNFQFMTMDAMNLKFEDNRFDVVIAKEVIEHLPNPVNCVKEAFRVLKTGGIFIVTSPNRDSLHLRVNRMLGYENFKCSFDHIKEFTFEEASEMLIQEGFKIKKTKGAFLMPYWGISTVDTPVRHLTDNDPIMVEMLRELGERVGAEYGFCFIIICEKP; this is translated from the coding sequence ATGAAATTTCCCACACATGATAAATATTGGGTAGATACTGCAAATTTCTTAAAAGAAAATATTCAAGAAGGCGAAAAAATAGTAGCGCCAACTGAGTTTGCAGAACGATTTCCAGGAAAGACAAAATCTTATTCTGGCGTCATTAGTCAAGATGGGCGAAATTATGATTTAGTCGTCATTCATAAAGGTATGATGGATGACTTAGAATATTCTTGGTTAATGTTAGTGACTAAAGAGTATGTTCCGCTATTTGCTAATGAAGTATTTGTGATTTTTTCTAAAAACCTAAATCAACCTCAAATCGATAAAAATCTAGTTCATTGGCAAGCATTTGATGAAAAAATGCAAAACCTAGCCACATCAGAAATAAATTTACCAAAAGATACCAACGAATTACAAAATCAATCTTTTAAAACACTGCAACAAGATTCTATTGACTCTAATACGGATTATGCAACTCTTTCTTTAGGAAAAATTAAAGAATTAATGGATCATAGATACGAGTCTCAGAATGCTTATAGTGTTGTTTATTTGTGGGATGAAGTTAGAGCTAAAGAACTAAATAAACATGTAATTGAGGCTATTTTTCCCACTAATGAGAGTAGAATACTGGAAATTGGTTGTGGAATTGGAGGTAGTGCTGCCTACATAGATCAATGTAAAGAATATATTGGCACGGATCTTTCTGACGCAGCCATATCTCAAGCATATCTTCAGTATGGAAATAAACAGAATTTCCAGTTCATGACAATGGACGCCATGAATTTAAAATTTGAAGATAATAGATTTGACGTGGTTATTGCAAAAGAAGTTATAGAGCACCTTCCTAATCCTGTAAATTGTGTTAAAGAAGCTTTTAGAGTATTAAAAACTGGTGGTATTTTTATTGTTACTTCACCTAACCGTGACAGCTTACATCTGCGCGTCAACAGGATGCTTGGATATGAAAATTTTAAATGTTCCTTTGACCACATAAAAGAATTTACCTTTGAAGAAGCATCAGAAATGCTCATTCAAGAAGGCTTTAAAATTAAGAAGACAAAAGGTGCTTTTTTAATGCCATATTGGGGAATATCAACTGTAGATACACCTGTACGTCATTTAACTGATAATGATCCAATAATGGTTGAAATGCTCAGAGAATTGGGAGAACGTGTCGGTGCTGAGTATGGATTTTGTTTTATCATTATATGCGAAAAACCGTAG
- a CDS encoding glycosyltransferase family 4 protein yields MLRSLLVNLSILLSQPTGISNYAQNIFPYLTSLKPTLLTAKNFPEFDCYPVPSNLTPDQGTKGHFNRLIWTQFQLPQIYKQLKSKLLFSPLPEAPLYTNCRFVVMFHDLIPLRFPRRFSPLTPYHRYYTPQVLAQAQHIICNSQATAQDITDFYQIPAHKITPILLAYDRLHFRPLNLPTRNYFLYIGRQDSYKNIQRLLSAFAALPNCKDYELWLVGPTDKRYTPTLTAQVAQLGITNQVKFLNYVPYGELPQIINGAIALVFPSLWEGFGLPVLEAMACGTPVITSNLSSLPEVAGDAAILINPYNTGEITEAMQTLATDANIRNNLSYQSITRANQFSWEKTGQATAAVLSRFL; encoded by the coding sequence TTGCTAAGATCTTTATTAGTTAATCTATCTATTCTTTTATCTCAACCTACTGGCATAAGCAACTATGCTCAAAATATTTTTCCTTATTTAACATCTCTCAAACCAACTTTATTAACTGCTAAAAATTTCCCCGAATTTGACTGCTACCCGGTTCCCTCAAACTTAACTCCAGACCAAGGTACAAAAGGACATTTTAACCGCCTGATCTGGACACAATTCCAGCTACCACAAATCTATAAACAGCTAAAATCAAAACTTTTATTTTCCCCGCTACCGGAAGCGCCACTGTATACAAATTGTCGCTTTGTTGTGATGTTTCACGACTTGATACCGTTGCGCTTTCCTAGACGCTTTTCGCCATTAACACCTTACCACCGCTACTACACGCCACAAGTTTTAGCCCAAGCACAACACATTATTTGCAATTCCCAAGCTACTGCTCAGGATATTACCGACTTTTACCAAATTCCCGCCCATAAAATTACGCCCATTCTCTTAGCTTACGATCGCCTTCACTTCAGACCTCTAAATCTACCTACTCGCAACTACTTTCTTTACATCGGACGCCAAGATTCATACAAAAATATACAGCGACTTCTTAGTGCTTTTGCGGCGTTACCTAATTGCAAAGACTATGAACTATGGTTAGTAGGCCCAACTGATAAACGATACACACCAACATTAACAGCGCAAGTTGCTCAACTGGGTATAACTAATCAGGTAAAGTTCCTAAATTATGTACCCTATGGCGAATTACCGCAAATTATTAATGGTGCGATCGCTCTTGTTTTTCCTAGTCTCTGGGAAGGTTTCGGTTTACCTGTCTTGGAAGCAATGGCTTGTGGTACACCCGTCATCACCTCTAACCTTTCCTCTTTACCAGAAGTTGCTGGAGACGCAGCAATTCTCATCAATCCTTACAATACTGGAGAAATTACAGAAGCGATGCAGACTTTAGCAACTGATGCAAACATCAGAAACAATCTTTCTTATCAAAGTATCACCAGAGCCAATCAATTCAGTTGGGAAAAAACTGGACAAGCTACCGCCGCAGTTTTGTCACGCTTTCTTTAA
- a CDS encoding Uma2 family endonuclease codes for MVVQTPSRLYSIEEYLLQEEAAEYRSEYRDGEIVPMTGASINHNQIIVNLIIALGMALREQNYHVYTSDLRLWLPRHREYTYPDILIIKDQPVFQEGRTDTVLNPTIIFEILSKSTSSRDRGDKFTYYRSIPEFQEYILIDQYQTHVEQFSKTAEGKWLFSESDDEDGYLTLASVNIAIPHRQIYQRVTLENQPE; via the coding sequence ATGGTTGTGCAAACTCCCTCCCGCCTATATTCTATTGAAGAATATCTTTTACAAGAAGAGGCTGCAGAGTACCGTAGTGAATACCGTGACGGAGAAATTGTACCCATGACTGGAGCTTCAATTAATCATAATCAAATTATTGTCAATTTAATAATTGCTCTGGGTATGGCTCTCAGAGAACAAAATTATCATGTTTACACTAGTGATTTGCGCCTGTGGCTTCCTCGTCATCGTGAATACACATATCCAGATATTTTAATCATCAAAGATCAACCCGTTTTTCAAGAAGGACGCACCGACACAGTGCTAAATCCTACTATTATCTTTGAGATACTTTCTAAATCTACGAGTAGTCGAGATCGAGGAGATAAATTTACTTATTATCGTTCCATTCCCGAATTTCAAGAATATATTTTAATTGACCAATATCAGACTCATGTTGAGCAATTTAGCAAAACAGCAGAAGGAAAATGGCTATTTAGTGAATCCGACGATGAAGATGGATATTTAACCTTAGCTTCAGTCAACATTGCAATTCCCCATCGTCAGATTTATCAACGGGTAACATTAGAGAACCAACCCGAGTAG
- the pyk gene encoding pyruvate kinase — protein MQLRDSIRRTKIVATIGPATSSPEMLKAIIEAGATTLRLNFSHGTHADHQRNIRLIRQTAFELNQPVAILQDLQGPKIRLGRFENGSIVVAKGSRFTLTNRPVIGTQEISCVTYEYLAEEVPIGAKILLDDGRVEMVVEDINRDKGDLHCRVTVAGKLSNNKGVNFPGVYLSIKAMTDKDREDLMFGLDQGVDWVALSFVRNPQDMIEIKELISSTGKYVPVVAKIEKHEAIEQMEAVLALCDGVMVARGDLGVELPAEDVPVLQKRLIATANRLGIPIITATQMLDSMVSNPRPTRAEVSDVANAILDGTDAVMLSNETAVGEYPVEAVATMARIAERIEQEQVQNPTRQLKDARRSIPNAISQAVGQIAEQLGAAAIMTLTQTGATARNVSKFRPHTPILAITPHVNVARQLQMVWGVKPLLVLELPSAGQTFQAAINVAQENDLLTEGDLVVMTAGTLQGVSGSTDLIKVEVVTAILGQGIGLGQGSVTGRARVAYTGMDASNFNPGDILVAPRTTADFVEAIRKAAGIITEDETLTSHAAVIGLRLGVPVIVGVKKATQVIRDGAILTLDVQRGLVYSGAVGTP, from the coding sequence ATGCAATTAAGAGATTCTATACGCCGGACAAAAATTGTTGCTACTATTGGGCCTGCAACTAGTAGCCCAGAAATGCTCAAAGCAATTATTGAAGCGGGCGCAACTACACTGCGGCTAAATTTCTCCCACGGGACTCATGCTGACCATCAGCGTAATATTCGCTTAATTCGGCAAACCGCTTTTGAACTTAATCAGCCAGTAGCAATTCTCCAAGACTTGCAAGGGCCAAAAATTCGTCTGGGGCGGTTTGAGAACGGATCGATAGTTGTGGCGAAAGGCTCGCGCTTCACCTTGACAAATCGTCCAGTCATCGGTACACAAGAAATTAGCTGCGTCACCTACGAATATTTAGCGGAAGAAGTCCCCATAGGTGCAAAAATCCTCCTCGATGACGGGCGAGTAGAGATGGTGGTTGAGGATATTAACCGCGATAAAGGTGACTTGCACTGTCGAGTGACGGTGGCTGGTAAACTTTCTAACAACAAAGGTGTCAACTTTCCTGGGGTTTACCTTTCAATTAAAGCCATGACCGACAAAGACCGCGAGGATTTGATGTTCGGTCTAGACCAAGGTGTGGATTGGGTCGCGCTTTCCTTTGTCCGCAACCCACAGGATATGATCGAAATCAAAGAGCTAATTTCCAGTACGGGAAAATACGTACCAGTGGTTGCCAAAATTGAAAAGCACGAAGCCATCGAACAAATGGAAGCGGTTCTAGCTTTGTGTGATGGCGTCATGGTGGCTAGAGGTGACTTGGGGGTAGAACTCCCAGCTGAGGATGTCCCAGTGCTGCAAAAGCGGCTGATTGCGACAGCCAATCGCTTGGGGATTCCCATCATCACCGCCACGCAAATGTTAGATAGCATGGTCAGCAACCCCCGTCCTACTCGTGCCGAAGTGTCGGATGTGGCTAACGCCATCTTGGATGGTACGGATGCGGTCATGCTTTCCAATGAAACTGCTGTGGGTGAATACCCAGTAGAAGCTGTAGCAACGATGGCGAGAATTGCTGAACGCATCGAGCAAGAACAAGTGCAGAATCCCACGCGCCAGTTAAAAGATGCTAGGCGTTCCATTCCCAATGCTATTAGCCAAGCTGTCGGACAAATTGCCGAACAACTGGGTGCTGCAGCGATTATGACCCTAACACAAACCGGGGCAACAGCGCGCAATGTGTCCAAATTTCGCCCCCATACACCAATTTTGGCAATTACTCCCCACGTGAATGTGGCGCGACAACTACAAATGGTTTGGGGCGTGAAACCGCTATTGGTGCTAGAATTGCCTTCTGCTGGTCAGACATTCCAAGCGGCTATCAATGTTGCTCAAGAAAATGACCTACTCACAGAGGGAGATTTGGTAGTCATGACTGCAGGGACTCTGCAAGGAGTTTCTGGGTCAACAGATTTGATTAAAGTAGAAGTAGTCACAGCAATTCTTGGTCAAGGAATTGGATTAGGACAAGGTTCTGTGACTGGTCGCGCCAGGGTTGCTTATACAGGGATGGATGCATCTAACTTTAATCCTGGCGATATTTTAGTTGCTCCCCGCACCACTGCAGATTTTGTCGAAGCGATTCGCAAAGCAGCGGGAATTATCACTGAAGATGAGACTTTGACCAGTCATGCGGCGGTAATTGGTTTGCGTTTGGGTGTCCCGGTGATTGTTGGGGTGAAAAAGGCGACGCAAGTCATTCGAGATGGCGCAATTTTGACTTTGGATGTGCAGCGAGGTTTAGTTTATTCTGGGGCGGTAGGAACACCTTAA
- the crtR gene encoding beta-carotene hydroxylase translates to MLTSEAPKRLTTPPKEFLAPPGDFNPTLLLFTVVVMMLVLSNFGYWLWEWPHWLCFSVNTLALHCAGTVIHDACHQSAHRNRVINALLGHGSALILAFAFPVFTRVHLQHHGHVNHPKDDPDHYVSTGGPLWLIAVRFLYHEVFFFQRRLWRNYELLEWFISRLIVVSVVYISVQYHFLGYILNFWFIPAFLVGIALGLFFDYLPHRPFAERDRWKNARVYPNRLLNILILGQNYHLIHHLWPSIPWYNYQPAYYTMKPLLDEKGCYQTSGLLQKKDFFEFVYDIFLGIKFHHHQVVEK, encoded by the coding sequence ATGTTAACGTCGGAGGCACCAAAACGATTGACTACCCCGCCCAAGGAATTTTTAGCGCCTCCTGGTGACTTTAACCCCACCCTACTGCTGTTTACGGTGGTGGTGATGATGCTAGTGTTATCCAATTTTGGTTACTGGCTATGGGAATGGCCCCACTGGTTGTGCTTTAGCGTTAATACTCTGGCGTTGCATTGTGCAGGAACTGTGATTCATGATGCTTGTCATCAATCGGCTCACCGCAATCGAGTGATCAACGCTTTGTTAGGACATGGTAGTGCATTAATATTGGCTTTTGCCTTTCCAGTATTCACACGGGTGCATTTGCAGCATCATGGTCATGTGAATCATCCCAAAGATGATCCCGATCATTATGTCTCTACTGGTGGGCCATTATGGTTAATTGCAGTCCGGTTTCTATACCATGAGGTGTTTTTCTTTCAACGGCGATTGTGGCGCAATTATGAACTACTAGAATGGTTTATTAGCCGCTTAATTGTTGTATCAGTTGTTTATATTTCGGTGCAATACCACTTTTTAGGTTACATTCTCAATTTTTGGTTCATCCCAGCATTTTTAGTGGGGATAGCACTAGGATTATTTTTTGATTATCTGCCCCATCGTCCTTTTGCGGAACGCGATCGCTGGAAAAATGCCCGCGTCTACCCTAATCGTTTGCTTAATATCCTCATTTTGGGACAAAATTATCACCTCATCCATCACTTGTGGCCTTCGATTCCCTGGTACAATTACCAGCCTGCATACTATACTATGAAGCCACTTTTAGATGAAAAAGGCTGTTATCAAACTTCCGGATTATTACAAAAAAAAGACTTTTTTGAGTTTGTTTACGACATTTTCCTCGGAATTAAATTTCATCACCATCAAGTGGTGGAAAAGTAG
- the era gene encoding GTPase Era: MTSIDSDIFSFSGEVLVPQASPEFKSGFIGIIGRPNVGKSTLMNEVVGQKIAITSPVAQTTRNRLRGILTTPEAQLIFVDTPGIHKPHHQLGEVLVKNAKIAIESVDVLLFVVDGTVACGAGDRFIAELLSRSQTPVILGLNKIDQQPSDTQIIDDSYAQLAEVHQWQTVKFSAKTNAGIPQLKDLLIEHLEYGPYYYPPDLVTDQPERFIMGELIREQILLLTREEVPHSVAIAIDLVEETPSITRVLATINVERDSQKGILIGKGGTMLKSIGSAAREQIQKLIAGKVYLELFVKVQPKWRQSRNSLAELGYRVEE, from the coding sequence GTGACTAGTATTGATAGCGACATCTTCTCTTTTTCGGGAGAAGTATTAGTTCCCCAGGCTTCTCCTGAATTTAAATCAGGTTTTATCGGCATTATCGGTCGTCCTAATGTCGGTAAATCTACCTTGATGAATGAAGTAGTAGGACAAAAAATTGCCATTACCTCACCTGTAGCACAAACTACACGGAATCGGTTAAGGGGTATATTAACTACACCAGAAGCCCAGCTAATTTTTGTAGATACACCAGGAATTCATAAACCCCATCACCAATTAGGGGAAGTTTTGGTGAAAAATGCCAAAATTGCCATTGAATCGGTGGATGTGCTGCTGTTTGTGGTGGATGGAACAGTTGCGTGTGGCGCAGGCGATCGCTTTATTGCCGAATTGCTCAGTCGCAGTCAAACCCCGGTGATTCTGGGTTTGAACAAAATCGATCAACAACCATCAGACACCCAAATTATAGATGATAGCTACGCACAACTAGCAGAGGTTCATCAATGGCAAACAGTAAAATTTTCTGCCAAGACTAATGCAGGAATACCCCAACTTAAAGATTTATTAATCGAACATTTAGAATACGGGCCATATTACTATCCCCCAGATTTGGTAACAGACCAGCCAGAACGCTTTATCATGGGGGAATTGATTCGGGAACAGATTTTACTCTTAACTAGAGAAGAAGTTCCCCATTCAGTAGCGATCGCTATCGATTTGGTAGAAGAAACCCCAAGCATCACCCGTGTCCTCGCCACTATCAATGTCGAAAGAGATTCTCAAAAAGGTATTTTGATTGGTAAAGGAGGGACAATGCTCAAATCCATTGGTAGCGCCGCCCGCGAACAAATTCAAAAGCTGATTGCTGGGAAAGTTTATCTAGAACTATTTGTGAAAGTCCAGCCAAAATGGCGACAGTCCCGCAATAGTTTAGCCGAGTTGGGTTATCGGGTGGAAGAATAG
- a CDS encoding DDE transposase family protein, with amino-acid sequence MAQTAQKWYIVKHSTEICKIVPGEELGDDNSEIIEQWGPFNSQGEAIAHRIGLIRAGKCQPQ; translated from the coding sequence ATGGCTCAAACTGCACAAAAATGGTACATTGTCAAGCATAGTACTGAAATATGCAAAATCGTCCCCGGTGAAGAACTTGGGGACGATAATTCTGAGATTATAGAACAGTGGGGGCCGTTTAATTCTCAAGGAGAAGCGATCGCCCATCGCATCGGATTAATCAGGGCTGGTAAATGTCAACCCCAATAA
- the ctpC gene encoding carboxyl-terminal processing protease CtpC has protein sequence MVITKSKLVLGATAVTLSTIAVTSLGIHSRGQASFKESPKELIDEVWQIVQRQYVDGTFNQLDWQAVRKEYLTKSYTNQQEAYKSIREMLKKLDDPYTRFMDPTEFKNMQVDTSGELTGIGITISQDEKTKQLVVIAPIEDTPAFKAGILAKDEILSINGKSTKGMDTNQAVSLIRGEPNTKVKLTIRRSGQTKQFEITRARIEIHPVKFSQKPTSTGNLGYIRLNQFSANAGKEMQSAIKALEAKKVSGYVLDLRGNPGGLLFSSVEIARMWLNKGTIVSTIDRQGEQEREIANGRALTNKPLVVLVDKGSASASEILSGALQDNKRAVLVGSQTFGKGLVQSVRPLEDGSGLAVTIAKYHTPSGKDINKHGIDPDVKVDLTDAQRQDLWLNERDKLATMADPQFAKAVEVIGKQIAAKGATTGVSN, from the coding sequence ATGGTAATTACGAAAAGTAAGCTGGTTTTGGGCGCTACGGCGGTGACGCTATCAACAATTGCCGTCACTAGTCTTGGCATTCACTCAAGAGGTCAGGCTTCATTTAAAGAAAGTCCCAAGGAATTAATCGACGAAGTTTGGCAAATTGTTCAACGCCAATACGTGGACGGTACTTTTAATCAGCTAGATTGGCAGGCTGTGCGGAAGGAGTACTTGACTAAGTCTTATACTAATCAGCAAGAAGCTTATAAATCCATCCGGGAAATGCTCAAAAAGCTAGACGACCCATACACCCGGTTCATGGATCCCACAGAATTCAAGAATATGCAGGTGGATACCTCCGGTGAACTAACAGGTATCGGTATCACTATCAGTCAAGACGAAAAGACAAAGCAACTGGTTGTGATTGCGCCCATTGAGGACACACCTGCATTCAAAGCGGGAATTTTGGCTAAGGATGAAATTCTTTCCATCAACGGTAAAAGTACTAAGGGGATGGATACCAATCAAGCCGTTTCCCTGATCCGGGGTGAACCAAATACAAAAGTCAAGCTGACAATTCGCCGCAGTGGTCAAACAAAACAGTTTGAAATCACACGCGCTCGGATTGAAATTCATCCGGTGAAGTTTTCCCAAAAGCCAACTTCTACAGGTAATCTTGGTTATATCCGCTTGAACCAGTTCAGTGCTAATGCTGGTAAGGAAATGCAAAGTGCCATCAAAGCTCTTGAAGCCAAAAAGGTTTCTGGGTATGTTTTAGATTTGCGGGGTAATCCCGGTGGCTTGCTATTCTCCAGCGTAGAAATTGCCCGCATGTGGCTCAATAAAGGCACAATTGTTTCCACTATTGACCGTCAAGGAGAACAAGAGCGGGAGATAGCCAACGGACGCGCTTTAACGAATAAGCCGTTGGTGGTCTTGGTAGATAAAGGCTCGGCTAGTGCTAGTGAAATTCTCTCAGGTGCACTGCAAGATAACAAGCGGGCAGTTTTGGTAGGTAGTCAAACTTTTGGTAAGGGCTTAGTGCAATCAGTGCGTCCTTTGGAAGATGGTTCAGGGCTAGCAGTGACAATTGCCAAGTACCATACACCCAGTGGTAAAGATATTAATAAGCATGGGATTGATCCAGATGTCAAGGTGGATTTAACCGATGCCCAGCGTCAGGATTTATGGCTCAACGAGCGTGATAAACTCGCCACCATGGCAGATCCGCAATTTGCGAAGGCGGTAGAAGTGATTGGTAAACAAATTGCTGCTAAAGGTGCTACGACCGGAGTGAGTAATTAA
- the ispG gene encoding (E)-4-hydroxy-3-methylbut-2-enyl-diphosphate synthase, with product MQTLPTVTTVNSTSSQPTFDTTIKRRKTRPVKVGDVTIGGSYPVVVQSMINEDTLDIDGSVAAIRRLHEIGCEIVRVTVPSLAHAKALAEIKQKLIRTYRDVPIVADVHHNGMKIALEVAKHIEKVRINPGLYVFEKPNANRGEYTKAEFDEIGEKIRETLEPLVVSLRDQGKAMRIGVNHGSLAERMLFTYGDTPEGMVESALEFIRICESLDFRNIVISMKASRVPVMVAAYRLIAKRMDDLGMDYPLHLGVTEAGDGEYGRIKSTAGIATLLADGIGDTIRVSLTEAPEKEIPVCYSILQALGLRKTMVEYVACPSCGRTLFNLEEVLHQVREATKHLTGLDIAVMGCIVNGPGEMADADYGYVGKTPGYISLYRGREEIKKVPEDQGVEELINLIKADGRWVEP from the coding sequence ATGCAAACTCTGCCTACAGTTACAACTGTAAATAGCACATCCAGTCAACCCACCTTCGACACAACAATCAAGCGGCGTAAAACCCGCCCTGTAAAGGTAGGCGATGTCACCATCGGGGGTAGCTATCCCGTGGTAGTACAGTCGATGATCAACGAAGATACATTAGATATAGACGGTTCCGTAGCCGCCATTCGTCGTCTCCACGAAATTGGTTGCGAAATCGTCCGGGTAACAGTCCCCAGCTTGGCACACGCCAAAGCCCTAGCGGAAATTAAGCAAAAACTAATTCGCACTTATCGAGATGTACCCATTGTGGCCGATGTGCATCACAACGGCATGAAAATCGCTTTAGAAGTCGCCAAGCACATCGAGAAAGTGCGGATTAATCCAGGGTTGTATGTATTTGAAAAGCCAAACGCCAACCGAGGCGAATATACCAAAGCTGAATTTGACGAAATTGGCGAAAAAATCCGCGAAACTTTAGAGCCTCTTGTAGTCTCCTTGCGAGACCAAGGTAAAGCAATGCGAATTGGGGTAAATCATGGTTCCCTCGCCGAAAGAATGCTCTTTACCTATGGCGATACCCCAGAAGGAATGGTGGAATCGGCTTTAGAATTCATTCGTATCTGTGAGTCCCTAGATTTCCGCAACATCGTCATTTCCATGAAAGCCTCGCGCGTTCCCGTCATGGTAGCCGCCTATCGCCTCATCGCCAAACGCATGGATGATTTGGGTATGGATTATCCCCTACATCTAGGCGTCACCGAAGCTGGGGATGGCGAATATGGACGGATTAAATCCACCGCAGGTATTGCTACTTTACTTGCTGATGGCATTGGCGATACCATCCGAGTTTCACTCACCGAAGCCCCAGAAAAAGAAATTCCTGTCTGCTACAGCATTCTGCAAGCTTTAGGATTGCGGAAAACTATGGTAGAGTACGTAGCCTGTCCCTCCTGCGGACGTACCTTATTTAACCTAGAAGAAGTACTGCACCAAGTCCGGGAAGCAACCAAACACCTCACCGGGTTAGACATAGCAGTTATGGGCTGTATTGTCAATGGGCCAGGAGAAATGGCAGATGCCGACTACGGTTATGTAGGCAAAACCCCCGGTTACATTTCTTTATATCGCGGCAGAGAAGAGATTAAAAAAGTCCCAGAAGACCAAGGCGTAGAGGAATTAATCAATCTGATCAAAGCAGATGGACGCTGGGTAGAGCCATGA